One Polaribacter reichenbachii genomic window, TGATACTTTAGGATGATTATGACCTAAACTATTTGCAGAAACTCCAGCTACAAAATCTAAATATTTTTTACCAGAAGTATTGTAAATATAAGAGCCATTTGCGTGAGAAATTTCTATAGCCAATGGGTGAGGAGAGGTTTGTGCTTGATATTTAAAAAAATCTGATTTCACTTTATTGCTGTTTTAATGCATTAGGAGATTTTCTCTTTTTCTTTTTATCTTTTAACACCGCTTTTGGTTTTTCTTTTGATTCTTTTTTTAAAGGTTCTCTTTTAGGTGTATTTTCATCCTTTATAAAAATATCATTTTTAGTTTTAGGCTGCTCATCTTCTCGCCAAATAAAATCCTTTAATTTTTTTAAATCCTCTGGAAATTTTGATGGTGGATAAGTTTTACCATCAGATTCTTTTAAATATTTTATAGATTGAATTTCGCCATCTTCTAATGTGAATTCAATATTACTAGAAATTTCTTTTGTGATGGTTTCTAGTATTTTAGTTTCTTCGTTTCTATTATAATACAAAGATTCAGCATTACCTTTTACCAATAAAGTTTTCAGTTTACCTTTTAAAAACTTACCAAACATATTTCTACCTTTAATTTGGTTAAAGTCATTTTCTGCAATAGAATCTTTAGAGATAATAAAGGCATTATTAAACACTTTTAAAGAATCTAATTTTTCAGTCTCAACATTTGATTGTAGGTAAATACTATCGCCAGTAATTTGATTTTTTTCTGACCAAATTACAGGTTTCCTATACATTTTTGTGTAACCCGTTTCTTGATTGGTATGTATAGAATCGCATTTTCCTTGTAAATCAGATTTAAAGATTTTTACATTATGATAAATTCTAACAATACGTTTTTTAGGTTTACCAGTAACCAACAAAGTATCTCCATGGGTAAACATTGAATCTTTTTCTATAACAGAAATGGCAACTGCTTTTTTAATGATATAAAGTGAATCTTTTTTCTCAAATAACTCAGCATAATTACCTCTAGAAATAAAATTTTGTACAGTATCTATTACTTGAATATTATTGGTTGCAGAAGCAAAACCTCTTTTTTTATCATAATACAAACTATCACCTTCTATTGTTCTTTCTTTTAAAAAGAGTTTTGCATTTTTAGTAAAATGAGAAACATCTGTTTTGGTATTGTAAAAACCTTTTTCTGAATATAATTTGTTTTCGTTTTGAGTATTTGTAATAGTTGATGGTCCATAGAGATAAGTTAAACCAGAATTGGTATAATAATCTAAATGATTCGATTCTAAATTATGTTCTGGGTTTACAACAGTTACTCTAGTTGTAGCTGTAAATTTTTTGTTCTCTAAATAGTAATTTCCATTTTTACTTTTTAGCGTATTTGTTTCATCTTTTATGGTTCCATAACTTTGGTAATACAATTTCTGATTTATTCTATCAAACTGTAAGGTATCTGTAGTTAAAGTCATTGTAGGGTCTGTTAATACTACATTTCCCCAAGAAAGTGCTTGTTTAGAGTTTGCATCATAATCTGCATAATCACTTGTTTGTGTTATGGTATCTCCTTGTTTAATAAAAACGTTACCAATGGCCTTAAAGA contains:
- a CDS encoding OstA-like protein, translated to MKRILFLCFIFSSLITFSQQKIGASEKPKRKIEYKAEIQEADEEKYPGATVLIGNVKMKHEGIDLTCQQALYYRKLNFFKAIGNVFIKQGDTITQTSDYADYDANSKQALSWGNVVLTDPTMTLTTDTLQFDRINQKLYYQSYGTIKDETNTLKSKNGNYYLENKKFTATTRVTVVNPEHNLESNHLDYYTNSGLTYLYGPSTITNTQNENKLYSEKGFYNTKTDVSHFTKNAKLFLKERTIEGDSLYYDKKRGFASATNNIQVIDTVQNFISRGNYAELFEKKDSLYIIKKAVAISVIEKDSMFTHGDTLLVTGKPKKRIVRIYHNVKIFKSDLQGKCDSIHTNQETGYTKMYRKPVIWSEKNQITGDSIYLQSNVETEKLDSLKVFNNAFIISKDSIAENDFNQIKGRNMFGKFLKGKLKTLLVKGNAESLYYNRNEETKILETITKEISSNIEFTLEDGEIQSIKYLKESDGKTYPPSKFPEDLKKLKDFIWREDEQPKTKNDIFIKDENTPKREPLKKESKEKPKAVLKDKKKKRKSPNALKQQ